Below is a genomic region from Taeniopygia guttata chromosome 7, bTaeGut7.mat, whole genome shotgun sequence.
GGGGCAGAGAGCACCAAAACTCATCCTGAGAAGgacaaaaagcaacaaaactcATCCTGAGCAGGACAAGGAGCACAAAAACTCatcctgagcagggcagagggcaCTAAAACTCATCCTGAGAAGGACAAGGAGCACAAAAACTCATCCTGAGCAGGACAAAGAGCACCAAAACTCatcctgagcagggcagagagcacCAAAACTCatcctgagcagggcagagagcacCAAAACTCATCCTGAGAAGGACAAGGAGCATCAAAACTCATCCTGAGAAGGACAAGGAGCACAAAAACTTATCCTGAGAAGGACAAAGAGCACCAAAACTCATCCTGAGCTGGGCAGAGAACATCAAAACTCATCCTGATTAGGACAAGGAGCACCAAAAGTCATCCTGAGCAGGACAAGGAGCATCAAAAGTCATCCTGAGAAGGACAAGGAGCACCAAAACTCATCCTGAGAAGGACAAGGAGCACAAAAACTCATCCTGAGAAGGATAAGGAACACAAAAACTCATCCTGAGCAGGACAGAGAGCACCAAAACTCATCCTGAGAAGGATAAGGAACACAAAAACTCATCCTGAGCAGGACAAAGAGCACCAAAACTCATCCTGAGCAGGACAAAGAGCACCAAAACTTATCCTGGGCTGGGCAGAGAGCACCAAAACTCATCCTGAGAAGGACAAGGAGCATCAAAACTCatcctgagcagggcagaggcacCAAAACTCATCCTGAGCTGGGCAGAGAGCATCAAAACTCATCCTGAGCAGGACAAAAAGCACCAAAACTTATCCTGAGCAGGACAGAGAGCACCAAAAGTCATCCTGATTAGGACAAGGAGCACCAAAACTCATCCTGAGCTGGGCAGAGAGCACCAAAGCTCATCCTGATTAGGACAAGGAGCACCAAAACTCATCCTGAGCTGGGCAGAGGGCACTAAAACCCATCCTGAGCAGGACAAGGAGCATCAAAACTCatcctgagcagggcagagggcaCCAAAACTCATCCTGAGAAGGACAAGGAGCACAAAAACTCATCCTGAGCAGGTCAAAGAGTACCAAAACTCATCCTGAGCAGGACAGAGAGCACCAAAACTCATCCtgagcaggacagggagcaCCAAACTCatcctgagcagggcagagagcacCAAAACTCATCCTGAGAAGGATAAGGAACACAAAAACTCATCCTGAGCTGGGCAGAGAGCACCAAAGCTCATGCTGAGAAGGATAAGGAACACAAAAACTCATCCTGAGAAGGATAAGGAGCACAAAAACTCATCCTGAGAAGGACAGAGAGCACCAAAACTCATCCTGAGCTGGGCAGAGGGCACCAAAACCTCCCGAGCAGACCAAGCTCAGCAAACCcgtgctgctgtgccaggcaggagccCCATCCCCACATCACAGACATGCTGCTCccaccagcactggcagcagcacGGGGAGATTTCCCTACACGCCAGACAAGAAATGAGCCAGGTCTGCTCTGAGGCAAGTCCTAAATCCCaatctgcagctgctccagccaggatGAGGTTAATGGCTCCTCTGCTAGGAGTAacctgaaaaaacagagaaactgCAACATCCatctccagctccctgccttGGGGAGGTCTCAATTTTGGGGGCAGAAAATGCCCTGCCAGCCTCAGGATCTGCTTTTGTTCTCTGGAAAATGGTGCAGCACGATGCCATCAGCGCATTCCTgaggcagggacacattcctgAGGCAGGGACACGTTCCCAGCACTCTGGATCAGGCCAGGAAGGCACAGAGCTGTAGGAAAAAAGGGCTCCATGCCCTTTTCCCAGCAGGTTGCTGTCACTTTGTCCTCAGCTCCGAGGTGACACCACCCCGAGCCCCAACCTAACCCTCCTTCCTACGCCCTCTGATCCGATTCCCCATCCACTTGCAGCAGCCAAGATGGCGCCAGCCCCGTGAGGGGATCCGCCATTTTGGACCAATTGGCGCCAAATTTTGgcaaatttcagaaaatttcgCCTTGCCGCTGTGAAATGGCGCCCAAAAcctcccttctcctctctcccttcctgtcccagctccctggaggtgtcccagctcatttttcattttcatggcAGAGCACTTGGCATCCTCTGCCCCTCTGGGACACGCCAAGGCAGGTCCAGGATCCCCTgtcctggaattccagccctggAATTAAATCTCAGCTCATTTAGTTTCTTCCTTCCAAACCCCTTAAAAGATTTATGAACCTATTTTTCCAGGGATTCTCCATCTCATCCCACTCTTGTGCCAGCTTTGCTGAAAAAGCCATGCAGAGGCTGGAGTTGCAACAGTGGCTGCTGCcaatttaaaagctgaaacagaatatttttaagtttttaaaaatttccctGCAGCCCCTTCAGCTCCTTCATATTCCCAGCAGGTCCTAAAGTGTCCAAAATGACTTTGGATCCTGATCCTCAGGATCTGGCACAAGGAATGTTCTGCCAcgtgagtttttttttaattttccccaaATGATCTTGGAGGATCCAtaaattgggggaaaatcctTTATGGAAAGAGGTTCTGAGGAAGGGAGGagtggagcttttcctgctggctCAGTTTTGGATCAGTGACCCATGAGCTGTGTTGGGCTCCTCGACCTGGCAGAGATGGAAACACCAAAGGCACCTTCAGATGGCAAGGACAGGGAGAGTTTGGGTAATTAATTAACCCCTCACTCATTAATTACAGCAGCTACAGAGCTGTTCATTGGGAACAGAAAAGAACCATCAGAGAAGCCCCAAGGAACAGGGAGATGAACAACTGCTGGGAATTCTGAGATAAAATTCTGAGATGGGAGACAATTCCAACCTTTCCTGCCTGGACTGGCACCAGAAAAAGCCCTTGGGAGTGGAGGATGAGCTGCAGGTTCTGTGTCCCAACAGGACCCAGGAATGCCAGGAGAACTCAGAATTCCAAGGAtctccccagcagtgccagcatcAGGAACAACCCTCAGCTGGGAATGAGTTTTTTCTGGCAAAGAACAACCTGCAAGCTGaatttgaaaatgtgaaaattcaGCTTGAGAGGGAAAGCAAAGCAACCCCCACGTGTTTGCTTTGCTACTCTGCCTCTGGCATTTTTGGGAAACAACTCTGGGAGGGAACCCACAGCAAAGTGGAAAATTTAATGCCCAAAAGGCTGTTGCAAGAGAAAGATTCCTATTCAAACCCCAGTACAATTATGCCCCAAAACACACAATTATTCATCATGAACTACCACACAAAGGCCATTTCCACTAcaagaaaattcctttttttcattttttaattcaaagaaaaaaaaagtattttaataaatactgCAGAAAACATTAACCAAACATACAAAGTGACttcaacaattaaaaaaaaaaaaaagtaatgaatGTCCTGCTTTATAACAGTTATAACTTATTTTTCCACaatatttaaatacagaaagaagCACTTACCAGCTATTTTGTAATACTGCCCTAAGAGCACTGTTGCATCAGTTAAAAGCTTATTATGgtcctttttttatttgtggGAAATAACCAGAATGGGAGTGAGATTTGTCTTCTTTTCTCAGATGAAACAAAGTGCTGGGAACACACAGAACTGAGATTTAATTATGAGTTCATCTTTACCTTTGCACGAGTGAACAGAGCTTTTAAACACTTCAAAAATGAAGCATCACCATTGGGAATGAAATGCTTGTCCTCCACAAGCACAAaccagcctgctcagagctttGTCTCCTTCCTTTGGGAGAAGTTTGGTGAGTCAGGAAGAGTTGCAAACCATTGGAAAAAGGCTGATTTAATTCAGTGTAACAGCAAAAAGGGATTGGACTGAACCAGTTCACCCCATTTCAGGATTGGGGGCTGGATACTTTTGTGTTAATCCTAAAACTAAGGGCAGTATCCAGTTCCCACTGGGGACCCCTTAAGGCCTCACAGTTCTTCAGACCCCGTTTCCTCCCCAAAACGAGGAGCACCACAAAAGGCTCTGCTGGCTCATTTGCAGGTTTTTGAGGGgtatttttgtatattttgcaGAGAACCACATCCCAGAATTTGCCTGCAGCTTTCTGCGGGATCCATGggctctccagctcctgggagaAGCCcaagggggtttttggggcttcCCCAGGTGGGCAGTAAGGCTTAGGGAATGATCAGGGCTGGAAACCACGAAATCATTTGCCATCACAGCTCTCAGCACCTCCCACTTGAACCTACAGAACACCAGGACTGGGCACCAATTCCACTCCACATCACAACCACAAAGAGGAACAGCCGagtcacagccctgcagggctgctctgcccccATTCCCTCCCCCCCCAACTGGATCCATCTCATCTCCACGGAAATTCTGGGAATCCTCAAACGCTTGTCTTCATCCCCACCGTGGATCAGCAAGGCAAAACTCCAGacttccccaaaattttcctcTAGGTGACACACATGGCCTCGGTATCCTCTCCATTTTCACAATCAGCTACTAAAAAAAATGAGATCAAATCCTTTGGAAAACCAACTCTAAGGTCACGGGGATAGTTCCTTAATGAGAAGGGCGTATTAATAACGtcttcattaaaaagaaaaatcccattaaagTATTATTTGAATGAAATCAAAGTGGCAGCATCCAGGAGCAGAGCGTTACTAAAAGAAACAAGCACTGTCCATGACATCTCTCCTTTGCAGGGTAATTTTCCCAATCATTCTCTCTTCTCTCAGCACATTCAAACGATTTcccttttattattattatttttttggcaTTGTCTTCAACAGAAATTCCTGATGCCACCTCTCTCAGAgccttttcttcctgctgctcagtCCTTAAGTACAGTCTCACGCAGCAGGAGAAGTCTCCATGAAAGCACTGGCAAAGCCCTCATTAAACACCCTGTGGCTGTGACTTCATTGAGCTCCAACCCCTCCTggatcttcctcctcctcctcctcctcctccaggaaATCCCAGCTCCTTCACATCACCGTGCAACTCTTGGCTTTGTCCTTTCTCAAGTCCGTGGCCACTGTGGACAGTTCTGGCCTGCCAGGCATGTGTGAAATTCGCTTTGTGGCCCTCTGAGATTTGTTTCGTTTCAcgtttttgtttgttttgttcacACACGCCAGGGTGGCGACGTGAAAAATGTCTCTGACACTGTTTTCTGACTGTAAGGCTGAGCATTCGATGTATGTGGCTGCTCCAATCTGTTTGGCCATATTTGCAccctgaggggaaaaaggaacaTGTGATCAATACCAAGTTGTGCAAAATCTTCAGCAATCCTCACCATTCCAGCTCAGTGCCGTTTCCCTGGAAAAGCCAAAGCTaattcaggaaaacaaacagagatTTGTTTGCAGGAGGAGTTAAACAAGTGTCCAAGCATTATCTGCTGTGCTGATAAACACAAACtgggagagaaaagcagctcAGTGACTGCAAACAACTGAGCCAGGCCTTTTCAGCAGTTTCACCTTAACTTGAATATgggaattttctggaaaatcTGGCAGCTGAAATCTCCAAAGAGAAATTCTGTGCCTAAAGGAATaagcagctgccctgagctggagcagagcccctgctccagctccaggaaGAGGGCAAAGTTCTTAGGGAAATGTGTTATGGGAGAGTTCTATCAACTTCTTGATagggaacagggaaaaaaaggggaaaacagtTAAATGAGGGGTTATAGGAGACCTTCTTTAGTGATTTTAAGCAGTCAAAGCAGGGATATTTattccagcagcacaaggcaAACAACCCAACACGTGACAGATGACAATAGCCCAGGATCCCACGGTGGATTTTGCTACAGGAACACAATACGGCATTATGTGAAAAAACAGGAGTTGTTCCAAGGAAATTTGATTTCTGAGGGGCAAATCTTTACTAAGTTACAAAAACCAACCACATCCTTGATTTTGCTACAGAACACAACACAGCATTATGTGAAAAAAGCAGGAGTTGTTCCAAGGAAATTTTGATTTCTGAGGGGTGAATCTTTATTTAAAGTTACAAAATCCAACCACATCCTTGAGGTGCCACTCCTCACACAGCCCCGTGcccacctccagcccctcctggctGCTCAGTGCCAGCCTGATGGCACCAACCCCGGGCATCCTGTTTGCCCTGCAGTGATGCATCCCCTTATCAGTGGCAGGGGGAGAGGCTGATAAGGCAGCAGGAGCATGTGGGAGCAGCCCTCCACACAGTTAAACATCTCAGCTGAGCCCCAGAAATGTTTGCTGGGGTGGAgctgcctgagctgggaggctggagcagggtgtcACCAGCCTGTCCTTCCCGCTGGAGTTCAGAGCAATGGGAAAGCTCTGACTCCATTCCAGCAGGGGAATTTTAGAAGAAGCTGTGTCCTGTGGGTACAGgaatccaggggaaaaaaaatccacctgcCAGCAGAGTTGTGATCACTCTCATGGAAAGACTTGATTTCACTGAAGTCCTGCCATTTTCCAGCCTAAACATTCTGCATCCCCacatcagcagctgctgctttggaaaACGTGAGGGATAAACCATCCCAAACTGGTTGCTAAAAACACTGAGGTGGCTCCTGGAGGTGCCACGGGGTGATTCAGCTGCCATGAATGATCACACACATGTGAGTAATAAAGGGAAGCTCACCTCAGAGCAgtttccctgctccccacatCCTGCTCTCCCCCATGACCTgattcctttcccttttctctcccctAATGCCTGGCTCCAAACTTCTCCCTTCCCCAAGAGCAAAGAACTCATCAAGAATTAAGATGCCTTCTGGTGTTGCTGCACCTTCAGAAGGAGGGACAaggggtttttaaaggattattaTTAAGATTATATTCCAACATAACGTCATGATTCAAACCTGAAGTCTGCAGACAGCAATTTTACCAATTTGTCACTGAATAAACAGGATGTGTCACCTTTTAGCTACACTGAAAAGCAGGAAGTTTTTTAACAACTCACCTAAAAAGCAATTCGCAACCAAAAAAGACGATTTATGACGTTTAAAGGAACGATTTTATGATTTGTTGTGGGGCTGCAGGATTTCCTTTAGCTCTAAACCCACCTCCACCCAACACCAGAGATGCAAACCTGCCTTTGAGGCTGCACTGGTGTTATCATGAGGGAGAAGCTGGTCACAGTGAGacagaaaagggttttttttccctcctgaagGACAGAAAAGGAGGTGGCCCCTACCTGGTCGTAGGACACGGGGGTCTGCCTGTGGTTGGAGAGCTCCACCAGCGTGCTGACATCGGTGCGCAGGTCCGACTTGCAGCCCACCAGGAGCATCTTGGTGTTGGGGCAGAACTCCTGGATTTCCCCTTTCCACTGGAAAATTCAAAGTTGTTAATTGTTGTTAatccccagctgctgggaaattcagattttctgtgctgacagaccCCCAAGAGAGCGCTGCGTTTGACCTGAGAAGGCTTCTAAAATTGATTAATAACATAAAATTATAGGGGTGTAGcttgaatagaagtgtgtaatatcacataGTATTACTTGTAAGTTAAATCAAAATCAAACCCCTCAGAAATCAAAGCGTAAGTTTTCTATTACAAAACTTAAGGGTTTAAAGTTTTAGACTATAGTAATATATATTAAACAAGATAGAAAGTTTTAAGACAAAAGTTAGTCCTTCTTTATGAGTTTGGGTGGTATTGTGTAAttagataaaaaaaatccatattacAAGCCATGAGTAGTTAGTTactaagttaaaaataaaaataatttaagattattattttataataataatttaataatttcttaattagacaGTTTACCCTTAAAAAACCTTGTAAAAAAAGAATTAGAACTCCACTTTTagttttttaaagtaaaatgctGTAGAACTCACAGTTTGTAAAACAGTAATATAAAAACATCtaataaaaatccaaacaaaaaataccatctcacacatttaatcccaaccctaacaaaataaaaagataaaactcAACAGTTCATGGTAACAACTTTAATGAGTCCTGATGTCCcaggctgaaatatttttatgtaatgGTTGGATTTGCCTTCAAGGTAATTTTTTGAAGGCATCAGCTCCAGCAGAAACTTGGTCAAGGATGAAATCTTCCTATCTCACACACTCATAAATTCCAGTGGCTTATTAATCAGGAGGGAATGAGTTGAGATTATTTACCCACAAGactttgcagagctgctgtttcccacacccagccccagccagtGCAGAAATGTGTCCCCACCTTCAGTTTTGTACAACCACAACACCAGCAGGGCTAAATGTGGTTTTATTGTTGCATTCTCACCCCTAAAACTACACAAATCCATCCCAGGTGAACCAGCAAGGAGTCCCTCAGACAGAAACTGGGATAAACTCACTGGGTTTCACCTTTCTGCAAGGTTATGTTGGGAACTCAAAGCCAAAAACTTCACAGCATAATCCAACCATGATATTCCCTAAAATTTAAGGCTGTAATTTGggttaaaaagcattttaagaaaaatctcTTGCAGGATTAAGTAACCAGCATTAACAGGGACAGAAAAACCACAGTTCTGGATGCTTTTTGATACAGACAGAGTAGTTTGGAAGTATTTTTTGCAGGCTATTCAGAGCATTGTAAAGCACTTTTATCCCAGTGAGAGAAGAATCACTGGTCCCagcctcagaaaaaaaagaggaactTCAGGTCACTAAGGCCCAAACCCACTGTGAAGCAGAGTCATGGtcagcagccaggagaggagcaggaccACCCTGCAAACACAGATTATGAAAATTCCGTGTTTGGGCTGGCGGGAAGTCTGACACAAGCTGGGATCAGGGATCTCACGGAGGGCTTGGGGCAGGGCTGCATTTCTGTgccactgccagctctgctggtggCTTCCAGAGGCATTTGTCACTGCTCCTTCCAGTGTCAGCCTCACAAATTGCGTAAGGCCGTGGCAGAAATCCAAACATTCAATTTTTACCCAGCGAAGTTTCCCAATCTTGTTACAGGAACATTGAGATACAGCACCTCACACCACCCTCAACAATTCCTTGCTGTCTCAGGGCTGAGGAATGAGAATTTCCTTCAGCTCCAAGTGTCCATTAgcagaatttttgttttcaattaacATCCACCCCTTTCCAAACAAATGACCTCAAATTAAAGCAGCCTCCTGTCATCGCTCCATTTAAAGAAACAAAGTGGAAGTTTCCAGTGTAGGAACAGAACTCCTGCAGGGATTTCAAGATGAGCttctccagcagagctgtgtgctcaGGGCTTGCTCAAACACTTGCCTTTTTTAGGACACTGTCCAGGGTTTCTGGGCGACTGATGTCAAAGCAGATCAGGACAGCGTCGGAGTCAGGGTAGGAGAGTGGGCGGACGTTGTCGTAGTAAGGAGAGCctgcagggaaaacaaacaaaatcttcattaattgctgttttccttttcctacaGCCATTCAGACAGCCTGGAGAGGCTTTCAGTGACAGCCCCCCCCGTGATCCATCACCCACCAAAAACTCGGGATGCTCCCAGGGAGATGGAAAAGCCTCAGCCCAAATTTAAAGCTCAGCAGGGGAACAAATCATTCAACCCCAAAAGGCTTTTTCCACAGCAGATTTCAAATTCCTCAGTTTTGGATGCTCCCAAGGAGATGGAAACAGCCTCAGCCCAAGTTTAACCTGCAGGGGAACAAATCATCCAACCCCAAAAAGGCTTTTCCTACAGCAGATTTCAAATTTCTCAGTTTTGGATGCTCCCAAGGAGATGGAAAAGCTTCAGCCCAAGTTTAAAGCCCAGCATTAACCTGCAGGGGAACAAATCCTCCAACCCCAAAAGGCTTTTTCTACAGCAGATTTCAAATTCCTCAGTTTTGGATGCTCCCAAGGGGATGGAAACAGCCTCAGCCCAAATTTAAGGCCCAGGAGGGGAACAAATCCTCCAACCCCAAAGAGGCTTTTCCTACAGCAGATTTCAAATTCCCCAGTTTTGATTTGTCTAACagttaatttaaaacaaatagcTCCAAGTGCAAAAAGCATCTTTAGTTGTCACATTGGCAGTGTTCAGAAGAAACTCTTGCTTCAAATTAAAAAACTTGTTGCAGGAACAGAtttccagcagggaaaaatCCCAATCCTGTAGGCAGGCATGCAAGTTATTTGTCACAAAAAGCCTCATTAATCTGTAAACCAATAAATGTTTATGTTTAGCCCATAAACCAGATTTTTATCAACAAGATCAAAGCTAATTTAGTAATCTGGGGGAACAGATGTAGGTACAGTACTGCTCTTTGTGCTTGTTTTACTTTGCAGGCCTGTGAAgggattttctgttttctttaacaCCTATCATGATGTGAAGAGTTAAAATCTGTCCAGAGTTAAAAACTCTATTTTAATCATCTAGTGAATCTGGctaggggaaaaataaatttaaaaaaaaaaaaaaaattttgttttttctaaaaagTCGTAGTCACTCAACCACCATTAGGTTTGGTTGAGCTTCACCTCCCaaggaaaatacatttcttaATGCATTTAAAAGGGTATTGAAACCAGTTCAGTGGCCCAATAGGGCAAGGGCTTGGACAActtaaaattcattttctcaGCCATCCCACATCCTTATTTCTGTAAATCCTAAAATACAGCAGACCCTAAACCACAGCACGGAACACCCACCACAAGAACCAAGTTTccaggagtttggggggttATCAGCTCATTATCCCATGGatttcccagctctccaggaCTAATTGGCTGCAAGGTCTCTGGTTATTAACTGGATTAGAGGAATGGCTCAGGTTTTTCCCTGACAGacagctcaggctgctgcaCAGGGAATGGTGTGAAGGGCTCGCAGATGACTTCACTTGGAAAGCTTCTCCTGCACGGGAAAGGAGGCAAGAATCCCAGGAATGTTGTTTTTGAAATGAGGAATAACACATGGAGAGTGAAGCATTACCAAAGTAGGTAGCAGAAGGTAATTTGGTGAACGGGAGAAGGATTTAATTCGAATGCTCATCTCTGTAAATGATGTCAATCTGACAGAGCTGTCAGAAAAGGCTCTTCACACCCCACTTCAGCTGAATTCAGCACAAATGACACGTTGGGAACAAATCTCAGCGAGGTGACCCGGAGTTAACTACTCACTGCAGCTATCAATGAGCATTTTGCACTGCTAATTACACCCCACTATCTCCAGCACTGCTATTACAGcctgtcctgcagccccagggatgggtTATttgccctgcagccccagggatgggtTATTTGCCCTGGACACAGAGGAACTGCAGTAAAAATGTCACTGAGAGCCACCTGGGTGACATAAAAGCACTGCCAAGtctccctgagctgcagcaagCAAGGGCAGGATTGAGGGAATCCTTAATGGGTGCTGGCTAGAAAGGAGTCTCAGCAAAGCCTCACCCAGAAACTCATTCCTCACACAAATAAATACCTCTGGGCTcactcagcagctccagggatcCCATTTATGTCCAGGAGATGCATTTGTGCTCACAGAGTCCCCACCTCCAGCCCCAAAACTCCTtcccaccccagcagctggagctgctttgcttggaaggtttttcttttcccccctcctttgaatttctcctttttcagaCGCTGAGCTGGAATAAAAGCACTTTTAGCAAGCTTAGGAGGGATATTCCCCAGCTTTTCTACAGGCTGGTGTGTGGCAGAACAAACAGAGCCCATTTCAACTGCTCGAGCTGCAGGATCCACAAAGGAAATTTCCTGCTCTCATTTATAAGCAAACCTTTATTCCTGTGCAAATAaagaggggctgcagccctcGCTGTGCAGGCCTATTCAAGCTGGCATTTTCATCCCTCTGCCCAGAGAAACCCTCAGAAGGCAGGAATGTCAGGAATGAGGCTGGCTCAAGTCTGAACAGACaactccagcacagcccagccaggctgctccctctttttttttttcatgttccttCGCAGATTTGAAGCTGTGCCAACCCTCGAAAACAGAAGGAGAATGTGGAACTGGAGCCATGGTATTtgtggggagagaaaaaaaaaaaaaaaaaaaaagcctatttGTGTTTGGGATTCTGTtcctgcaaaataaaacatttttggcAAGGACAACATGGGTGGTTTTTCAGTTTTATCAAGGAGTTGCTGATAAGGCTGTagttcatttttctttgtgCTGGACATTTACTCCAGCTGCAAtcctccttttttaaaaatttgtttgtCAGCTTTAATAATTTCAgccaaaaaatatttgcaacatTAAGGATGGTCTGCCTTTGAAACTTTATGTTTCATGCAGAGTCCAAGAGAAATTCAGCTTTCAGACTGAAATAAAACCCCTCCCCAGCAATatggttgggtttggtttagAGGGGATGCCAAGCCTAACTTTAAATATTGCTATCTTAATAAAGAACAGAATTACATCATTAAAAGCTgaagaatatttaaattttggGTGGCTTAGCACCACTTGAAGGTGCTGGATCAGTGTTTGGCTGGAAGATGCAAAGGCACCAGGAGGGTTCAGTAACAGGCAAGATTTTCTTATTTCCACAGCAGCAAGCAGCCACCAGGAATTAGGCTTTGGAGCCTTTTGGAGCCCAGTCAAGTGAAAGAACAACAGATGAACAGCAGCATTCTCACTCCCAAAGCCTTGGGCTCACTAATTatcacagaaaacacagcaaacacTGCCTGCTCCAAGGAGCTGATTCAGTGCTGATGGTTTTCctccttaaaaacaaaaaaaaaagcaaaaaaaaccacccaaaaaacaacaaaaacaaaataaacctgGGATGGCTGAGATGGATTTTCAGTGCAGCTTATCACCAAGCaaagatatattaaaatattcagttttCTATAGGATCACACCTCCGAGGGAAAACTTTGGGAGGGCACTTGGCATTCCCAGGTATCAATTCTAATGAATTCCCTTGTAAAAGTAATAAGAAAACCCTGCTAAAATGGGCaattaaaaccagaatttaACAAGAATTTTCTgggaggcaaagacagcaattgGACTTTTCCTTTGCCATCGTTACTGCCAGGGAATTTGAGGAATTAGCAACTTTA
It encodes:
- the RND3 gene encoding rho-related GTP-binding protein RhoE, producing MKERRASQKLSSKAVMDPNQNVKCKIVVVGDSQCGKTALLHVFAKDCFPESYVPTVFENYTASFEIDTQRIELSLWDTSGSPYYDNVRPLSYPDSDAVLICFDISRPETLDSVLKKWKGEIQEFCPNTKMLLVGCKSDLRTDVSTLVELSNHRQTPVSYDQGANMAKQIGAATYIECSALQSENSVRDIFHVATLACVNKTNKNVKRNKSQRATKRISHMPGRPELSTVATDLRKDKAKSCTVM